One Ruegeria pomeroyi DSS-3 genomic region harbors:
- a CDS encoding indolepyruvate ferredoxin oxidoreductase subunit alpha, whose translation MAERSFAKEVEHLKLGEGDVFRGEGILAITKALLQSGISYVGGYQGSPISHLMDVLADANDILDDLGVNFQSSANEATAGAMLSASVMYPLRGAVAWKSTVGTNVASDALANLASGGVTGGAMVIVGEDYGEGSSIMQERTHAFAMKSQMWLLDPRPDQECMVGLIEKGFELSEASNTPVLLQVRVRSCHMTGEFVCKDNVRPDFTLKDAMNSPKRDLDRIVLPPAAYEHEVEKIERRLPAAIDFVTENKLNEFFGPTGKDKSGKTGLIVQGGMYNSTIRALQFLGLSDAYGNSKLPIYVMNVCYPTIPSEIEAFCEGLDAVLVVEEGQPEFIEQSITTNISRLRKPTEVHGKKYLPMAGDYTVTALTKGIGQFLEDYEASLLGNRAPAPDPVPILTNPAVAALKDVVPPRPPGLCTGCPERPIFTAMKLVFEELGEHHVSADIGCHLFSILPPFNIGATTMGYGLGAASSAAFNVKGAKRSISIMGDGGFWHNGLTSGIGHAVFNKHDGVFLIIDNYYSSATGGQDILSSRAFNKRRTTNNSIVDAVKGVGAKWVRQIDRTYDVNRMRAVLIEALTTDAEGPKIIVASSECMLNKQRRVKPQVAKALKAGKRTVKERFGVDEDVCTGDHACIRLSGCPSLSVKELDDPLRDDPVASIDTTCVACGNCGEVADAAVLCPSFYRAEVIHNPSSWDRFKSSFTLPAITYLQKRRARRAVNFEEAAR comes from the coding sequence ATGGCCGAACGTTCGTTTGCCAAGGAAGTGGAGCATCTCAAGCTGGGAGAGGGAGACGTCTTTCGAGGCGAGGGGATCCTCGCGATCACAAAGGCACTCCTGCAGTCCGGGATCTCATATGTCGGTGGATACCAGGGATCGCCGATCTCGCATCTCATGGATGTTTTGGCGGATGCGAATGACATCCTCGACGACCTGGGAGTGAACTTCCAAAGCTCTGCAAACGAAGCCACTGCCGGCGCGATGCTGTCGGCCTCTGTCATGTATCCCTTACGCGGTGCGGTGGCATGGAAATCGACCGTGGGCACCAATGTCGCATCCGATGCGCTTGCCAATCTGGCGTCGGGCGGGGTCACGGGCGGGGCGATGGTGATCGTGGGCGAGGATTACGGCGAAGGCTCCTCGATCATGCAGGAACGCACCCATGCCTTTGCGATGAAGTCGCAGATGTGGCTTCTGGATCCGCGCCCGGATCAGGAATGCATGGTCGGGCTGATCGAGAAGGGGTTTGAGCTGTCTGAGGCCTCCAACACGCCCGTGCTGCTTCAGGTGCGGGTCAGGTCCTGCCACATGACGGGGGAGTTCGTCTGCAAGGACAATGTGCGCCCCGACTTCACCCTGAAGGACGCCATGAACAGCCCCAAGCGTGACCTTGACCGGATCGTCCTGCCGCCCGCTGCCTATGAACATGAGGTCGAGAAGATCGAGCGGCGCCTGCCTGCGGCCATCGACTTTGTGACGGAAAACAAGTTGAACGAATTCTTCGGGCCCACCGGAAAGGACAAGAGCGGTAAAACTGGTCTGATCGTTCAGGGCGGCATGTATAACAGCACCATTCGGGCGCTTCAGTTCCTTGGCCTCAGCGATGCCTACGGCAATTCCAAGCTGCCGATTTACGTGATGAACGTCTGCTATCCGACGATCCCCAGCGAGATAGAGGCGTTCTGCGAGGGCCTCGATGCGGTTCTGGTCGTCGAAGAGGGCCAGCCGGAGTTTATCGAACAATCCATCACAACCAATATTTCGCGGCTTAGAAAGCCCACAGAGGTTCACGGCAAGAAATACCTGCCCATGGCGGGTGACTACACGGTTACGGCCCTCACAAAAGGTATCGGGCAGTTCCTGGAGGACTATGAAGCCAGCCTGCTGGGAAACCGTGCACCCGCGCCGGACCCGGTGCCGATCCTGACCAATCCGGCTGTTGCCGCACTCAAGGACGTGGTCCCGCCACGCCCGCCGGGGCTTTGCACCGGATGCCCGGAACGGCCAATCTTCACTGCGATGAAACTGGTCTTCGAGGAACTGGGCGAGCATCACGTCTCGGCAGATATCGGATGCCACCTGTTCTCGATCCTGCCGCCCTTCAATATCGGTGCGACAACAATGGGCTACGGGCTCGGTGCGGCCTCTTCGGCGGCGTTCAATGTCAAGGGGGCCAAGCGGTCGATCTCGATCATGGGGGATGGCGGGTTCTGGCATAACGGGCTGACCAGCGGCATCGGGCACGCGGTCTTCAACAAGCATGACGGCGTGTTCCTGATCATCGACAACTACTACTCTTCGGCCACGGGAGGGCAGGACATCCTGTCGTCGCGGGCTTTCAACAAGCGGCGAACCACGAACAATTCGATCGTCGATGCCGTGAAAGGAGTTGGTGCCAAATGGGTGCGCCAGATCGACCGCACCTATGATGTGAACCGGATGCGCGCGGTCCTGATTGAGGCCCTGACGACAGACGCCGAAGGCCCAAAGATCATCGTCGCCTCGTCTGAATGCATGCTGAACAAGCAACGGCGCGTGAAGCCACAAGTTGCAAAGGCGCTGAAGGCCGGTAAACGGACGGTCAAGGAACGCTTTGGCGTCGATGAAGATGTCTGCACCGGCGATCACGCCTGTATTCGGCTGTCCGGCTGCCCCTCTCTTTCGGTCAAGGAGCTGGACGACCCCCTGCGCGATGATCCTGTCGCTTCGATCGATACAACCTGTGTTGCCTGCGGCAATTGCGGGGAGGTGGCGGATGCGGCCGTGCTCTGCCCCTCCTTCTACCGCGCCGAGGTTATCCACAACCCAAGCTCATGGGACAGGTTCAAGTCGAGTTTCACCCTGCCCGCAATCACCTATCTGCAAAAACGACGCGCGCGGCGCGCCGTCAACTTTGAGGAGGCCGCACGTTGA
- a CDS encoding aldehyde dehydrogenase family protein: protein MQVARPDSLVSQILPAVADYLDSPAKLLLGGTSTAASDGRTMDVFNPATGKKLAEVPWGGAAEIDLAVKAAQAALEGDWSRMRPVERQRVLLNLADLIEANGEELAQLETLNNGKSVMLSRLVEVGNSSNYLRYMAGWSTKIEGSTIDVSIAVPPGAKYQAYTRKEPVGVVGAITPWNFPLNMAIWKLAPALACGNTVVLKPAEETPLTSLRLGELCLEAGLPPGVVNVVSGTGAEAGAALTAHPGVNKLTFTGSTEVGKIIGIQAMRDMKRVTLELGGKAPMVMFDDMDLDQLSEAARIGILFNSGQTCCAGTRIYAQRGIYDRICETMANVVGALSVGSGLDPANAINPMVSAKHQAHVSACIAGGVEEGATPLLDTGAYDGEGYFVRPQIFTDVRQDMRIMQDEVFGPVFTITPFDDPDEAIRMANDTRYGLGASIWTTNLNTMHRYVPQLQAGTVWVNSHNVPDANMPFGGYKQSGIGREHGRAALDAYLETKSVCIAVR, encoded by the coding sequence ATGCAAGTAGCCCGCCCCGATAGCCTGGTTTCGCAAATTCTTCCGGCAGTTGCGGACTATCTTGATTCGCCTGCAAAGTTGCTGTTGGGCGGCACGTCCACCGCTGCGTCGGATGGTCGGACGATGGATGTTTTCAATCCCGCAACGGGAAAGAAACTTGCCGAAGTACCATGGGGCGGCGCAGCGGAGATCGACCTTGCCGTGAAGGCCGCGCAGGCGGCACTGGAAGGCGACTGGAGCCGGATGCGGCCCGTGGAGCGCCAACGCGTGCTGCTGAATCTGGCGGATCTGATCGAGGCCAACGGCGAAGAGCTGGCGCAACTCGAGACACTGAACAACGGCAAGTCAGTGATGTTGTCGCGATTGGTCGAGGTTGGGAACTCGTCCAACTATCTGCGTTACATGGCGGGCTGGTCCACCAAGATCGAAGGCTCGACAATAGATGTGTCGATCGCTGTGCCACCGGGCGCAAAATACCAGGCCTACACGCGCAAGGAGCCTGTTGGCGTGGTTGGGGCGATAACGCCGTGGAACTTCCCGCTCAACATGGCGATCTGGAAACTGGCCCCGGCGCTTGCCTGCGGCAATACGGTGGTTCTGAAGCCCGCCGAGGAAACGCCGCTGACGTCGCTTCGCTTGGGAGAGTTGTGCCTCGAGGCGGGCCTGCCGCCCGGAGTCGTAAACGTCGTTTCGGGAACCGGAGCCGAGGCAGGTGCAGCGCTCACCGCACATCCCGGTGTCAACAAGCTGACCTTCACAGGATCGACCGAGGTCGGCAAGATCATCGGCATCCAGGCGATGCGGGACATGAAGCGCGTGACGCTGGAACTGGGTGGCAAGGCGCCCATGGTCATGTTCGACGACATGGACCTTGATCAACTGTCCGAGGCGGCCCGGATTGGCATTCTGTTCAACTCGGGTCAGACCTGCTGCGCCGGAACCCGCATCTATGCGCAGCGCGGTATTTACGACCGGATCTGCGAAACTATGGCCAATGTGGTGGGCGCGCTGTCTGTCGGTTCTGGGCTTGATCCTGCCAACGCAATCAACCCGATGGTATCGGCCAAGCATCAGGCGCATGTGTCTGCCTGCATCGCGGGCGGCGTCGAAGAGGGGGCAACCCCATTGCTCGACACGGGCGCATACGATGGAGAGGGATACTTCGTCAGGCCGCAAATCTTCACCGATGTCCGCCAGGACATGAGGATTATGCAGGACGAGGTCTTTGGTCCGGTCTTCACCATCACACCATTTGATGACCCAGACGAAGCGATCCGCATGGCCAACGACACGCGCTATGGGCTTGGGGCGTCAATCTGGACGACCAACCTGAACACCATGCATCGCTATGTGCCGCAACTTCAGGCCGGCACGGTCTGGGTCAATTCCCACAACGTGCCCGACGCGAACATGCCCTTTGGTGGCTACAAGCAGTCGGGCATTGGCCGCGAACACGGTCGCGCCGCGCTGGATGCTTATCTCGAAACAAAATCTGTCTGCATCGCGGTGAGGTAA